A single region of the Anaerostipes rhamnosivorans genome encodes:
- the purC gene encoding phosphoribosylaminoimidazolesuccinocarboxamide synthase produces MEKQELLYEGKAKKVFTTEDPDLLIVDYKDDATAFNGEKKGTIVGKGVVNNRMSNYMFKMLEEKGVPTHYVQELSDRETVVKKVEIVPLEVIIRNVAAGSFSKRLGIEEGFELLEPTFEFSYKDDDLGDPLINEYFAYAIGISNRKEVEQIKEYAFKVNEALIEEFKKIGIKLVDFKIEFGRYKDEVILADEISPDTCRLWDLETNQKLDKDRFRRDLGDVEEAYEEVYRRLGL; encoded by the coding sequence ATGGAAAAACAGGAATTATTATATGAAGGAAAAGCCAAAAAAGTTTTTACGACGGAAGATCCGGACTTATTAATTGTCGACTATAAAGATGATGCGACAGCATTCAACGGTGAAAAAAAGGGAACGATTGTCGGAAAAGGTGTTGTAAATAACCGTATGTCCAACTATATGTTCAAGATGCTGGAAGAAAAAGGTGTGCCTACTCACTATGTGCAGGAACTCAGTGACCGTGAGACTGTTGTGAAAAAGGTTGAGATCGTGCCGCTTGAAGTCATCATCCGTAATGTGGCAGCAGGAAGTTTTTCCAAGAGACTCGGAATTGAAGAAGGTTTTGAATTATTAGAGCCTACCTTTGAATTCAGTTATAAAGACGATGATCTCGGGGATCCGTTGATCAACGAATATTTTGCTTATGCAATCGGTATCTCCAACCGCAAAGAAGTAGAACAGATCAAAGAATATGCATTTAAAGTCAATGAAGCACTGATCGAAGAATTTAAGAAGATCGGCATCAAACTGGTTGATTTTAAGATTGAGTTCGGCCGCTATAAGGATGAAGTGATCTTAGCAGATGAGATCTCTCCGGATACATGCCGTCTGTGGGATTTAGAGACAAACCAGAAGCTGGACAAGGACCGTTTCCGCAGAGATTTAGGTGACGTAGAAGAAGCATACGAGGAAGTATACAGAAGACTTGGTTTATAA
- the purF gene encoding amidophosphoribosyltransferase, producing MDRERFDKLGEECGVFGVYDFDGNDVASTIYYGLFALQHRGQESCGIAVSDTNGPKGQVASKKGMGLCNEVFTQESLGELKGDIGVGHVRYSTAGQSCPENAQPLVLNYVKGTLGLAHNGNLINALELRHELEYSGAIFQTTIDSEVIAYHIARERVNTHSVEDAVAKAIRKVKGAYSLVVMSPRKLIGARDPYGFKPLCIGKRDNAYILASETCALDTVGAEFVRDVEPGEIVTITKDGIQSDCSMCLPKGEAARCVFEYIYFARPDSCIDGVSVYESRLKAGKYLAVDSPVEADVVVGVPESGNAAALGYSLESGIPYGTAFVKNTYVGRTFIKPKQSSRESSVQVKLNVLKESVKGKRVIMIDDSIVRGTTSDRIVSMLRDAGASEVHVRISSPPFLWPCYFGTDVPAREQLIAYNRSIDEICDIIGADSLGYLRTERLDELSEGLPICRGCFTGTYPIEPPKENIRGDYDK from the coding sequence ATGGACAGAGAACGTTTTGACAAGTTAGGAGAGGAGTGCGGTGTCTTCGGAGTCTATGATTTTGACGGCAACGACGTAGCTTCTACAATTTATTACGGTTTATTTGCACTGCAGCACCGGGGACAGGAAAGCTGTGGCATCGCAGTTTCCGATACCAATGGTCCGAAGGGACAGGTGGCTTCCAAGAAGGGGATGGGGCTTTGCAACGAGGTCTTCACCCAGGAGTCTTTGGGAGAACTGAAGGGTGACATCGGTGTCGGCCATGTAAGATATTCCACCGCGGGACAAAGCTGCCCTGAGAACGCGCAGCCCCTGGTATTAAATTATGTCAAAGGAACTTTGGGTCTGGCCCACAATGGCAACCTGATCAATGCTCTGGAGTTAAGGCATGAACTTGAATATTCCGGGGCGATTTTTCAGACGACCATTGACTCGGAAGTGATCGCCTACCACATCGCACGGGAAAGGGTGAATACCCACAGTGTGGAGGACGCGGTGGCAAAAGCGATCCGAAAGGTCAAAGGGGCATATTCCCTGGTTGTTATGTCTCCGAGAAAGCTGATCGGGGCAAGGGACCCATATGGTTTTAAGCCGCTCTGTATCGGAAAAAGAGACAATGCCTATATTCTAGCTTCTGAGACCTGTGCGCTGGACACCGTGGGAGCAGAATTTGTCCGCGACGTGGAGCCGGGTGAGATTGTGACTATCACAAAGGACGGTATCCAGTCGGACTGCAGCATGTGCCTACCAAAGGGAGAAGCAGCCAGATGTGTATTTGAGTATATTTATTTTGCAAGGCCGGACAGCTGCATTGATGGAGTCAGTGTCTACGAGTCCAGGCTCAAGGCCGGCAAGTATCTGGCAGTGGACTCACCGGTAGAAGCCGACGTGGTGGTGGGCGTGCCTGAGTCCGGTAACGCCGCAGCTTTGGGTTATTCCCTGGAATCCGGCATACCGTACGGGACCGCCTTTGTGAAGAACACTTACGTTGGACGGACGTTCATTAAGCCGAAGCAGAGCAGCCGGGAATCCAGTGTCCAGGTGAAGCTGAATGTATTAAAGGAGTCGGTAAAAGGAAAAAGAGTCATCATGATTGATGATTCCATTGTCCGGGGCACTACCAGTGACCGGATCGTATCCATGCTCAGAGATGCAGGAGCTTCGGAAGTCCACGTAAGGATCAGTTCCCCGCCGTTTTTGTGGCCTTGTTATTTTGGTACGGATGTCCCGGCCAGAGAACAGCTGATCGCCTATAACCGCAGCATCGATGAGATCTGTGATATAATCGGGGCAGACAGCCTTGGTTACCTGAGGACCGAGAGACTTGACGAGCTCTCAGAAGGACTTCCGATCTGCAGAGGATGTTTTACAGGAACATATCCGATTGAGCCGCCGAAGGAAAATATCCGCGGAGATTATGATAAATAA
- the purB gene encoding adenylosuccinate lyase gives MNDKYQSPLSERYASKEMQYVFSPDMKFKTWRKLWIALAEVEKELGLSITEEQINELKEHVEDINYDVAKEREKLVRHDVMSHVYAYGQQCPNAKGIIHLGATSCYVGDNTDIIIMTEALKLVKKKLVNVIDELSKFALEYKDLPTLGFTHFQPAQPTTVGKRASLWLMDLVYDLEDLDHVIDNMRLLGSKGTTGTQASFLELFEGDHETIKKIDGMIAEKMGFDKCQPVSGQTYSRKIDSRVLNVLSGIAQSAHKFSNDIRLLQHLKEVEEPFEKNQIGSSAMAYKRNPMRSERMASLADYVMADAMNPALVASTQWFERTLDDSANKRLSVPEGFLAIDGILDLYLNVVDGLVVYPKVIESRLMKELPFMATENIMMDAVKAGGDRQELHEKIRVHSMAAGKVVKEEGKENDLLERIAADPSFGMTIEQLEAIMEPKNFVGRAPQQTEEFVKEVIQPILEENKDLLGLTAEITV, from the coding sequence ATGAACGATAAATATCAGAGCCCGTTATCCGAACGCTATGCCAGTAAAGAAATGCAGTATGTCTTTTCTCCGGATATGAAGTTCAAGACATGGAGAAAACTGTGGATCGCCCTGGCAGAGGTGGAGAAGGAACTGGGTCTTTCTATCACGGAAGAACAGATCAACGAGTTAAAGGAACATGTGGAGGACATCAACTATGACGTTGCCAAGGAGCGCGAAAAGCTGGTGCGCCATGATGTTATGTCCCATGTCTATGCCTACGGACAGCAGTGTCCAAATGCCAAAGGAATCATCCATCTGGGAGCGACGTCATGTTATGTGGGAGATAACACAGATATCATCATCATGACAGAGGCGTTAAAGCTCGTGAAGAAAAAGCTTGTAAATGTCATCGATGAGCTTTCAAAATTCGCTTTGGAATACAAAGATCTTCCAACTCTTGGCTTTACCCACTTTCAGCCGGCCCAGCCGACCACAGTGGGCAAACGTGCAAGTCTCTGGCTGATGGATCTTGTATATGACCTTGAAGACCTTGACCATGTGATCGACAATATGCGTCTCCTTGGCTCCAAGGGAACAACCGGAACCCAGGCCAGCTTTTTAGAACTGTTTGAGGGAGACCATGAGACCATCAAAAAGATTGACGGCATGATCGCAGAAAAAATGGGATTTGACAAGTGCCAGCCGGTATCCGGACAGACGTATTCAAGGAAGATCGATTCCAGAGTGCTCAATGTGCTGAGCGGTATTGCACAGTCTGCCCATAAGTTCTCCAACGATATCCGCCTTCTCCAGCATTTGAAAGAAGTAGAAGAACCGTTTGAGAAAAACCAGATCGGTTCCTCCGCTATGGCATACAAGAGAAATCCTATGAGAAGCGAACGTATGGCATCCCTGGCTGATTATGTGATGGCTGATGCCATGAATCCTGCCCTGGTTGCATCCACCCAGTGGTTTGAGAGGACCCTGGATGACTCCGCCAACAAGCGTCTTTCCGTTCCGGAAGGGTTCCTTGCCATCGACGGCATCCTGGACCTGTACTTAAACGTAGTGGACGGCCTTGTGGTTTACCCGAAGGTTATTGAGAGCCGTCTCATGAAAGAGCTTCCGTTTATGGCAACGGAAAACATCATGATGGACGCAGTAAAGGCAGGGGGGGACCGTCAGGAACTTCATGAAAAGATCCGCGTACATTCTATGGCCGCAGGAAAGGTCGTCAAAGAAGAAGGAAAAGAAAACGACCTGTTAGAAAGGATCGCAGCGGATCCTTCTTTCGGAATGACCATTGAGCAGCTGGAAGCGATCATGGAACCTAAGAATTTCGTAGGACGTGCACCGCAGCAGACAGAAGAATTCGTAAAAGAAGTCATCCAGCCGATCCTGGAGGAAAATAAAGACCTGCTCGGTTTGACGGCAGAGATCACGGTATAA
- a CDS encoding diacylglycerol/lipid kinase family protein: MYYFIVNPNAGSRKGMRFWEEIKKYLMEEGIDFREMLTRGQGDAERYVRRITRRHCPDVITVVGGDGTLHEAASGMEKGAEAKLAFVPAGSGNDFARGIGYSIDPIERVRSIVSSCSVRPLDVGDLQSKEGSGSFLVSSGIGYDARVCHMVNHAKSKKFLNRLHLGKLTYLEIGLRGLLSAKLFSMRLILDGAREQLFSDVLFVSIHNLPYEGGGLKFSPGAVPDDGFLNLCIVAGISKRKMIPLLTKVPAGKHEGCPGVYSLRCRKAEFYMDEPQYYHMDGEVPGQSSHVTISVNTRGLELLG; encoded by the coding sequence ATGTATTATTTTATTGTCAATCCAAACGCAGGCTCCCGTAAGGGGATGCGTTTCTGGGAGGAGATCAAGAAATATCTTATGGAGGAGGGCATTGACTTTCGTGAGATGCTGACCAGAGGACAGGGGGATGCCGAGAGATATGTCAGGCGGATCACCAGGAGACATTGTCCGGATGTGATCACAGTGGTGGGCGGCGACGGAACCCTGCACGAAGCCGCCTCGGGAATGGAGAAAGGAGCAGAAGCCAAACTGGCATTTGTTCCTGCAGGCTCCGGAAATGACTTTGCCAGGGGAATAGGGTATTCAATCGATCCTATAGAAAGGGTTCGGTCCATCGTCTCAAGCTGCAGTGTACGGCCTCTGGATGTAGGAGATCTCCAAAGCAAAGAGGGATCTGGGAGTTTTCTTGTCAGTTCTGGCATTGGATATGATGCCAGGGTCTGTCACATGGTCAATCATGCAAAGAGTAAGAAGTTTTTAAACCGACTGCATCTTGGCAAGCTCACCTATCTGGAAATCGGACTCCGAGGGCTTCTTTCGGCAAAGCTGTTTTCCATGCGTTTGATCCTGGACGGCGCCAGGGAACAGCTGTTTTCTGATGTCCTGTTTGTGTCCATACATAATCTGCCCTATGAGGGCGGAGGACTGAAATTTTCTCCTGGCGCGGTTCCGGACGATGGCTTTCTGAACCTGTGTATCGTGGCGGGGATATCAAAAAGAAAGATGATACCTCTCCTTACGAAAGTGCCGGCGGGAAAACATGAAGGGTGTCCTGGAGTATACAGCCTGCGCTGCCGCAAAGCGGAGTTTTATATGGATGAGCCCCAGTATTATCATATGGATGGGGAAGTGCCGGGACAGTCCAGTCATGTGACCATATCGGTCAATACCCGCGGATTAGAGCTTTTGGGCTGA
- a CDS encoding amidohydrolase, which produces MDKIYFNGDILTMEEDRQEPEAVLVSGTVITFVGSLKEAERLSPGAEMNDLKGKSLMPAFIDCHSHISLVAQFSQFADLSGSTDFQDIKGRLLAYQKEQKTGEDGVIIGVGYDHNFLEEKRHPDKTVLDQVSGRVPVFILHASGHMGVANSALLKTAGIDATTKDVEGSRFGRVPGSMEPDGYAEETKALKLLLDQVYSKVPRDPKAQIHKAQELYLSHGITTVQDGAASAQDVESLYEAAGDGSLLVDVVSYILVGENPEQVEQKYPDLKKRYWNHMKLGGRKVILDGSPQGRTAWLSKPYEGETEYRGYPAMEDSEVKGYAADAINSGMQILAHCNGDAASEQWIEGWKAAMKQTKTAENEDLRPVMIHCQTVRKEQLSQMKKIGMIPSMFVDHVYFWGDIHLKNLGKERAEVISPARSAFEQGLCVNFHQDSPVIPPDMLHTVWCAVNRTTREGTVLGEEERVSIYQALKAVTINGAYAYFEEDQKGSITEGKLADLVILSQNPLKTPPQKLREIKVEETVKEGRTVYRRG; this is translated from the coding sequence ATGGACAAGATATATTTTAACGGAGACATCCTGACAATGGAAGAAGACAGACAAGAGCCGGAAGCGGTCCTCGTATCGGGAACAGTCATAACGTTTGTGGGAAGCCTCAAGGAGGCAGAACGCCTTTCTCCGGGAGCAGAGATGAACGATCTGAAAGGAAAGTCATTGATGCCGGCGTTCATTGACTGCCACAGCCATATTTCCCTTGTGGCCCAATTTTCCCAATTTGCAGATCTGTCAGGAAGTACAGATTTTCAGGATATCAAAGGGCGTCTGCTGGCATATCAAAAGGAGCAGAAAACCGGGGAAGACGGAGTGATCATCGGTGTGGGTTATGATCATAATTTTCTGGAGGAAAAGAGGCATCCTGACAAGACCGTACTGGACCAGGTATCCGGGCGGGTACCAGTTTTTATCCTGCACGCTTCCGGGCACATGGGAGTTGCAAACTCCGCGCTTTTAAAGACCGCGGGCATCGATGCCACAACAAAAGATGTGGAGGGTTCCAGGTTCGGGCGGGTGCCGGGTTCCATGGAGCCGGATGGCTATGCGGAAGAGACAAAAGCTCTGAAGCTGCTTCTTGACCAGGTGTACAGCAAGGTGCCCAGGGATCCGAAAGCGCAGATACACAAAGCCCAGGAGCTTTACCTGTCCCATGGGATCACAACAGTACAGGATGGCGCCGCGTCCGCCCAGGATGTGGAGAGCTTATACGAGGCGGCTGGGGATGGCAGCCTGCTGGTGGATGTGGTCTCTTATATTCTGGTGGGAGAGAATCCAGAACAGGTGGAACAGAAGTATCCGGACCTTAAGAAACGGTATTGGAACCATATGAAGCTGGGAGGCCGGAAAGTGATCCTGGACGGTTCGCCCCAGGGCAGGACTGCTTGGCTTTCCAAACCGTATGAGGGGGAAACAGAGTACCGGGGATATCCAGCCATGGAGGACAGCGAAGTGAAAGGATATGCCGCCGATGCTATAAACAGCGGGATGCAGATCCTGGCCCACTGCAATGGGGATGCAGCTTCCGAGCAATGGATCGAAGGCTGGAAAGCTGCCATGAAGCAGACGAAAACGGCAGAAAATGAGGATTTAAGGCCGGTGATGATCCACTGTCAGACGGTGAGAAAGGAACAGCTCTCCCAGATGAAGAAGATCGGAATGATCCCGTCCATGTTCGTGGACCATGTTTACTTCTGGGGAGATATCCATCTAAAGAACCTGGGAAAAGAGAGGGCAGAAGTCATAAGTCCGGCGAGATCGGCGTTTGAGCAGGGCCTCTGTGTGAATTTCCACCAAGACTCACCGGTAATCCCTCCGGACATGCTGCACACGGTCTGGTGCGCAGTGAACCGTACCACCAGAGAAGGGACCGTGCTTGGGGAAGAAGAAAGAGTGAGCATTTACCAGGCGTTAAAGGCAGTGACGATCAACGGAGCCTATGCCTATTTCGAGGAAGACCAAAAAGGAAGTATAACGGAAGGAAAGCTTGCGGATCTGGTGATCCTATCTCAAAATCCATTGAAAACCCCTCCCCAGAAGCTGAGAGAGATCAAGGTGGAAGAGACGGTGAAGGAGGGCAGGACTGTGTACCGGAGAGGTTAG
- a CDS encoding LacI family DNA-binding transcriptional regulator: MASKKKITTKDIANYANVSQSAVSMILNQKSNVSFSEETRKKVLNAAKELGYEKKKKKDTQLIGLSKVIVIMCPFLSNHYYSILVHSITERAHDYGYVTFVAPTLRNPNTEQFYLNMIKDFDASGIVYLYPTSWLDDVNQLSKQIPVINIGDKNDDIMFDSIHVSSTKPAYLVAEHLLSLGHRKITYVSTPMSTIERSRSKRFEGLKKAFYEHGFDPGNVTCRSVSTGEYNTLSPNMLEYSCGFNLTKEILTEGTDSTAFVAYNDMVALGILDALFDMKYKVPNDFSVCGFDNIPMADMRRISLTSVEHSIEAKGREAVDIIVRHRESQSKNKPRSFVTKLEFEPFIVKRKSTGKARNT, translated from the coding sequence ATGGCTTCGAAAAAGAAGATCACCACAAAAGATATTGCAAACTATGCAAATGTTTCCCAATCCGCAGTTTCCATGATCCTGAACCAGAAGAGCAATGTGTCCTTTTCAGAGGAGACCAGAAAGAAGGTGTTAAATGCAGCAAAGGAACTGGGTTATGAAAAGAAGAAAAAAAAGGATACCCAGCTGATCGGGCTTTCTAAGGTCATTGTCATCATGTGCCCGTTTCTATCCAACCACTATTATTCTATTTTAGTGCACTCTATCACAGAGCGCGCCCATGACTACGGATATGTGACATTTGTGGCCCCAACCTTAAGAAATCCCAACACTGAGCAGTTCTACCTGAATATGATAAAGGACTTTGACGCGTCGGGCATTGTCTATCTCTACCCCACTTCCTGGCTGGACGATGTAAACCAGCTGTCCAAACAGATCCCTGTGATCAACATCGGTGACAAAAATGACGACATCATGTTTGACTCTATTCATGTAAGCAGCACCAAACCGGCTTATCTGGTAGCAGAGCATCTGTTGTCCCTGGGCCACCGGAAGATCACCTATGTGTCCACACCCATGAGCACCATCGAGCGTTCCCGCTCCAAGCGTTTTGAGGGGCTAAAAAAAGCCTTTTACGAACACGGTTTTGATCCCGGGAATGTGACCTGCCGTTCTGTCTCCACCGGGGAATACAATACTCTTTCCCCCAACATGCTGGAGTATTCCTGCGGCTTTAACCTGACCAAAGAAATCCTCACGGAAGGGACAGACTCCACTGCCTTTGTGGCCTACAATGATATGGTGGCATTGGGTATCTTAGACGCCTTGTTTGATATGAAGTATAAAGTCCCAAATGATTTTTCAGTGTGCGGTTTTGACAACATCCCTATGGCGGACATGCGCCGGATCTCCCTGACTTCCGTGGAACACTCTATTGAGGCCAAGGGAAGGGAGGCTGTGGACATCATCGTAAGGCACAGGGAATCCCAGTCCAAGAACAAACCCAGAAGCTTTGTGACAAAGCTTGAGTTTGAACCATTTATCGTGAAACGCAAGAGTACCGGAAAGGCCAGGAATACCTAA
- the fsa gene encoding fructose-6-phosphate aldolase, translating to MRFFLDTANVEDIKKANDMGVICGVTTNPSLIAKSGRQFEDVIKEITSIVDGAISGEVKATTTDAEGMIKEGREIAKIHPNMVVKIPTTVEGLKATKVLSSEGVKTNLTLVFNPTQALLAARAGATYVSPFLGRLDDISQNGLDLIADIVEIFEAGGIDTQIICASVRNPIHVIECAKMGADIATIPYNVIEQMMNHPLTDQGIAKFQADYKAVFGE from the coding sequence ATGAGATTCTTTTTAGACACAGCAAATGTAGAAGATATCAAAAAAGCCAATGACATGGGAGTGATCTGCGGTGTTACAACAAACCCGTCTCTGATCGCAAAATCAGGAAGACAGTTTGAGGATGTCATCAAAGAAATCACTTCTATTGTAGACGGAGCTATCAGCGGTGAAGTAAAAGCGACAACAACGGATGCAGAAGGCATGATCAAAGAAGGAAGAGAAATCGCTAAAATTCATCCGAACATGGTAGTTAAGATCCCTACAACAGTGGAAGGATTAAAGGCTACAAAAGTATTATCTTCTGAGGGAGTAAAGACAAACCTGACTCTCGTATTCAACCCGACACAGGCACTGCTTGCAGCAAGGGCAGGAGCTACATATGTTTCTCCATTCTTAGGAAGACTGGATGACATTTCCCAGAACGGTTTAGACCTGATCGCTGATATCGTAGAGATTTTTGAGGCAGGCGGAATCGACACTCAGATCATCTGTGCAAGTGTCCGCAATCCGATCCATGTCATCGAATGTGCTAAGATGGGCGCTGATATTGCTACCATCCCTTACAATGTCATTGAGCAGATGATGAATCATCCTTTGACAGACCAGGGAATCGCAAAATTCCAGGCAGATTACAAAGCAGTATTTGGAGAATAA
- a CDS encoding transketolase, whose amino-acid sequence MTVAELQKTANEIRKGIIKATHAAKSGHPGGSLSSADMFAYLYFEEMNIDPENPKMEDRDRFVLSKGHVAPGLYSTLAERGFFPKEDLLTLRHIDSYLQGHPDMKKIPGVDMSSGSLGQGISAAVGMALAAKLKGKDYRTYTLLGDGEIQEGQVWEAAMSAGYRKLDNLVVIVDNNGLQIDGKIDDVCSPYPIDAKFEAFNFNVINIDGHNFDEIADALKKAKECKGKPTAIIMKTVKGKGVSFMENQVGWHGSAPNDEQCEQALNELEKVGC is encoded by the coding sequence ATGACAGTGGCAGAATTACAAAAAACAGCCAATGAGATCCGAAAAGGGATCATTAAAGCGACACACGCTGCAAAATCCGGACATCCGGGGGGATCTTTATCCTCAGCAGATATGTTTGCATATTTATATTTTGAAGAGATGAACATTGATCCTGAAAATCCTAAGATGGAAGACAGGGACCGTTTCGTGTTATCAAAAGGACACGTTGCACCTGGACTTTACTCCACTCTTGCAGAGAGAGGATTTTTCCCGAAAGAAGATTTACTGACACTGCGCCACATTGATTCTTACTTACAGGGACATCCTGACATGAAGAAAATCCCTGGTGTTGATATGTCCAGCGGATCTTTGGGACAGGGAATCTCTGCAGCAGTGGGAATGGCTTTAGCTGCAAAATTAAAAGGAAAAGACTACCGCACTTACACACTTCTCGGAGACGGTGAGATCCAGGAAGGACAAGTATGGGAAGCTGCCATGAGCGCAGGATACAGAAAGCTTGACAACCTGGTTGTCATTGTTGATAACAACGGCCTTCAGATCGACGGAAAGATTGATGATGTCTGCTCTCCGTACCCGATCGACGCAAAGTTTGAAGCGTTTAACTTCAATGTAATCAATATCGACGGACATAACTTTGATGAAATCGCTGATGCACTCAAAAAAGCAAAAGAGTGCAAAGGAAAACCGACCGCCATCATCATGAAGACAGTCAAAGGAAAAGGCGTATCCTTCATGGAAAATCAGGTTGGATGGCATGGTTCTGCTCCGAATGATGAACAGTGTGAACAGGCATTGAATGAATTAGAGAAGGTGGGATGTTAA
- a CDS encoding transketolase family protein has protein sequence MADVKKIATRESYGNALVELGKENPNVVVLDADLAAATKTGVFKKEFPERHIDCGIAECNMVGVGAGLAASGMIPFVSTFAMFAAGRAYEQVRNGVGYPHLNVKIGATHGGISVGEDGATHQCCEDVALMRTIPGMTVIVPSDDVEAKAVVKAAAELDGPVYMRFGRLAVPVINDTADYKFEIGKGTVLREGTDVTIIANGLCVGESLEAAEKLAADGINAKVINMATVKPLDDELVIAAAKETGKVVTVEEHSVIGGLGSAVCDVLSEKAPTPVLKLGVQDVFGHSGPAVALIKEFGLDSEGIYKSVKAFV, from the coding sequence ATGGCAGATGTAAAGAAAATCGCAACCAGAGAAAGCTATGGAAACGCCCTGGTTGAATTAGGAAAAGAAAATCCAAACGTAGTAGTGTTAGATGCCGATCTGGCTGCCGCTACAAAGACTGGTGTATTTAAGAAAGAATTCCCGGAACGCCACATTGACTGCGGTATTGCGGAGTGCAATATGGTTGGAGTGGGAGCGGGACTTGCTGCCAGCGGAATGATTCCGTTTGTCAGTACATTTGCAATGTTTGCTGCAGGCCGTGCATATGAGCAGGTAAGAAATGGTGTGGGATATCCTCACCTGAACGTAAAGATCGGCGCTACCCACGGCGGTATCTCTGTCGGAGAAGACGGTGCTACCCATCAGTGCTGTGAAGATGTGGCTTTAATGCGCACGATCCCTGGAATGACAGTCATTGTTCCTTCAGACGATGTAGAAGCAAAGGCAGTTGTAAAGGCAGCGGCAGAACTTGACGGACCTGTCTACATGAGATTCGGACGTCTGGCTGTGCCTGTGATCAATGACACAGCAGACTACAAATTTGAGATCGGAAAAGGTACCGTGTTAAGAGAAGGTACCGATGTGACCATCATCGCAAACGGACTCTGCGTAGGTGAAAGCCTTGAAGCTGCCGAGAAGCTTGCTGCAGACGGAATCAACGCAAAGGTTATCAACATGGCAACCGTGAAGCCGCTTGATGACGAGCTGGTGATCGCAGCGGCAAAAGAGACCGGAAAAGTGGTCACAGTGGAAGAACATTCTGTGATCGGCGGACTTGGAAGCGCGGTATGTGATGTACTGAGTGAAAAAGCACCGACTCCGGTACTGAAACTTGGCGTACAGGACGTATTCGGACATTCAGGACCGGCAGTTGCCCTGATTAAAGAATTCGGACTGGACAGCGAGGGTATCTATAAGAGCGTAAAAGCTTTTGTATAG